The following coding sequences lie in one Saccharopolyspora hordei genomic window:
- a CDS encoding zinc-binding dehydrogenase, with product MSERNAAVLREFGTDLEITSFPEVEPKAGAVVVDVTHAGICGTDMHLQRGKLPIPLPVVLGHEAVGRVRWLGEGVRTDATGAPLHEGDLVSWASNIPCGTCSYCTDEDEPSLCETRKVYGINQSCAQWPHLSGGWSEQIYLQPGSTIVKLPEGVTPEQVIALGCAGPTAVHAVLDIGKPQEGDVVVVQGSGPVGLAAAMYATMAGAAKVIVVGGPANRLETARRLGVGDVHVDIFTSTDVASRVAEVLAETPDGRGADVVIEATGVPSAVAEGIDLTRKGGKYLVVGQYTDHGPTPLNPHLITRKQLQVLGSWAFSPANHLHHVRSVPRLAARFDLSQLVTRYDLSAVNQALADMRSGATLKPVLVSGEVS from the coding sequence GTGAGCGAGCGGAACGCGGCGGTGCTCAGGGAGTTCGGCACCGACTTGGAGATCACGTCCTTCCCGGAGGTGGAACCGAAAGCGGGTGCGGTCGTCGTCGACGTCACCCACGCCGGGATCTGCGGCACGGACATGCACCTGCAGCGCGGCAAGCTGCCGATCCCGCTGCCGGTGGTCCTCGGGCACGAGGCCGTCGGCCGGGTGCGGTGGCTCGGGGAGGGGGTGCGCACCGACGCCACCGGGGCGCCGCTGCACGAGGGTGACCTGGTCTCCTGGGCCTCGAACATCCCGTGCGGCACCTGCTCCTACTGCACGGACGAGGACGAGCCTTCGCTCTGCGAGACGCGCAAGGTCTACGGCATCAACCAGAGCTGCGCCCAGTGGCCGCACCTGTCCGGTGGGTGGTCCGAGCAGATCTACCTGCAGCCCGGCTCGACCATCGTGAAGCTGCCCGAAGGCGTCACCCCGGAACAGGTCATCGCGCTCGGCTGCGCCGGTCCGACGGCGGTGCACGCGGTGCTGGACATCGGCAAGCCCCAGGAGGGCGACGTCGTGGTCGTCCAGGGCAGTGGCCCGGTCGGCCTCGCCGCCGCGATGTACGCGACGATGGCGGGCGCGGCGAAGGTGATCGTCGTCGGCGGACCCGCCAACCGGCTCGAGACGGCACGCCGGCTCGGCGTCGGCGACGTGCACGTCGACATCTTCACCTCGACCGACGTGGCGAGCCGGGTGGCGGAGGTGCTCGCCGAGACACCGGACGGCCGCGGTGCGGACGTCGTGATCGAGGCGACCGGTGTCCCGTCCGCGGTGGCCGAGGGCATCGACCTGACCCGCAAGGGCGGGAAGTACCTCGTCGTCGGGCAGTACACCGATCACGGCCCGACCCCGCTCAACCCGCACCTGATCACCCGCAAGCAGCTCCAGGTGTTGGGCAGCTGGGCGTTCTCGCCGGCGAACCACCTCCATCACGTGCGGTCCGTGCCTCGGCTGGCGGCGCGTTTCGATCTGTCCCAACTGGTCACCCGGTACGACCTGAGCGCGGTGAACCAGGCCCTGGCCGACATGCGCTCGGGCGCGACGCTCAAGCCGGTGCTGGTGAGCGGGGAGGTGTCATGA
- a CDS encoding glycoside hydrolase family 88 protein — protein sequence MTEMDAQTVRRFDDAVARMLSRAEITERAATRGFPHFADQNTGEWTLSPDGHWTGGFWGGLLALAAATTGEARHAELAGDVARRLTVRASSKTAFRGFLFFYGAGVAHLIGQSAPARESALAGARGLAASFNHDAGVIPLGDEAEEADAVGEGAANIDAVPGTVPLLAWAAGELDQPELAEIARRHAERHIEYCVRADGSVCQSAAFDQSTGALVRRYTHKGLADDSTWARAQAWAMLGFAQATHWVSRDFLDTALTVADWWLEHLPADHVAPWDFDAGAPRDTSATAIAAAALLKLSVLAPDRTHYRERALAMVDALVTRFLTPVGEDDTRPAGILTSGCFDHRRGLAIDNELVWGDYFLVECLLVLRGVIRATAL from the coding sequence ATGACCGAGATGGATGCACAGACCGTGCGGCGCTTCGACGACGCCGTGGCCCGGATGCTGTCCCGGGCCGAGATCACCGAGCGGGCGGCGACCCGGGGCTTCCCGCACTTCGCCGACCAGAACACGGGGGAGTGGACCCTCTCGCCGGACGGCCACTGGACGGGCGGGTTCTGGGGCGGTCTGCTCGCGCTCGCCGCGGCCACCACGGGCGAGGCACGTCACGCGGAGCTGGCCGGTGACGTCGCCCGTCGGCTCACGGTGCGGGCGAGCTCGAAGACGGCCTTCCGCGGGTTCCTGTTCTTCTACGGCGCCGGGGTGGCGCACCTGATCGGCCAGAGCGCACCGGCACGCGAATCCGCGCTCGCCGGGGCCCGGGGGCTTGCGGCGAGCTTCAACCACGACGCTGGGGTGATCCCGCTGGGTGATGAGGCCGAGGAGGCCGACGCAGTGGGCGAGGGCGCGGCGAACATCGACGCGGTGCCGGGCACGGTGCCGTTGCTCGCCTGGGCCGCGGGCGAACTGGACCAGCCGGAGCTGGCCGAGATCGCCCGGCGCCACGCGGAGCGGCACATCGAGTACTGCGTGCGCGCGGACGGGTCGGTCTGCCAGTCGGCGGCCTTCGACCAGAGCACCGGTGCGCTCGTCCGGCGGTACACGCACAAGGGGCTCGCCGACGACAGCACCTGGGCCCGTGCCCAGGCCTGGGCCATGCTCGGCTTCGCCCAGGCCACCCACTGGGTGTCGCGAGACTTCTTGGACACCGCGCTCACGGTGGCGGACTGGTGGTTGGAGCACCTGCCCGCCGACCACGTCGCGCCGTGGGACTTCGACGCCGGGGCCCCACGGGACACCTCGGCGACCGCGATCGCCGCCGCTGCGCTGCTGAAGCTGTCCGTGCTGGCGCCGGACCGCACGCACTACCGCGAGCGGGCGCTGGCGATGGTGGACGCTCTCGTCACGCGTTTCCTCACGCCGGTGGGAGAGGACGACACCCGACCTGCCGGGATCCTCACCAGTGGCTGCTTCGACCACCGGCGCGGGCTGGCCATCGACAACGAGCTGGTGTGGGGTGACTACTTCCTCGTGGAATGTCTGCTGGTGCTGCGGGGAGTGATCAGAGCTACGGCGCTGTAG
- a CDS encoding acyl-CoA dehydrogenase family protein, with protein sequence MDTEHQDFRDSVRKLAADQIAPHAAAVDDEERFPVEAWQALREAELPGLPYDEELGGSGGDLLSQVIAVEEVAAACASSALVLLVNWAGTSTVVSHGSDDLRAEVVPGVASGEAGAAWCMTEPTVGSDLSGIKTVARQDGSDWVLTGQKRFISNAPWADWYAVLARTGEQDFGVFMVHRDDPGVSFGPHEKKMGMRGSPTADVVLEDTRIPARRVVDDPKQGYRYINAELNVSRALIAAQALGIARGAFDQALAYTAEREQFGQSLSRFQMVRGMVADMAVRIESARALLYDAVALIEVGDPRARSRVSMAKLLCSDNAMSVTTDALQLHGGYGFTREYPVERMMRDVKITQIYEGTNQIQRLVIAKDAYARQVRS encoded by the coding sequence ATGGACACCGAACACCAAGACTTCCGTGACAGCGTGCGAAAGCTGGCCGCCGACCAGATCGCACCGCACGCCGCCGCTGTGGACGACGAGGAACGCTTCCCCGTGGAGGCGTGGCAGGCGCTGCGGGAGGCCGAACTGCCCGGCCTCCCCTACGACGAGGAGCTCGGAGGATCCGGTGGCGACCTGCTGTCCCAGGTGATCGCCGTGGAGGAGGTCGCCGCGGCATGTGCCAGCTCCGCGCTGGTCCTGCTGGTCAACTGGGCAGGTACCTCCACCGTGGTCAGCCACGGATCCGACGACCTGCGCGCGGAGGTGGTGCCTGGGGTGGCGTCCGGCGAGGCGGGCGCAGCCTGGTGCATGACCGAGCCGACTGTCGGTTCCGACCTGTCCGGCATCAAGACCGTCGCCCGGCAGGACGGGAGCGACTGGGTGCTCACCGGGCAGAAGCGGTTCATCAGCAACGCTCCTTGGGCGGACTGGTACGCAGTGCTCGCCCGCACCGGTGAGCAGGACTTCGGGGTGTTCATGGTGCACCGCGACGACCCCGGGGTGTCCTTCGGTCCGCACGAGAAGAAGATGGGCATGCGCGGCAGCCCCACCGCCGACGTCGTCCTCGAGGACACGCGGATCCCTGCGCGTCGCGTGGTCGACGACCCCAAGCAGGGCTACCGCTACATCAACGCCGAGCTCAACGTCAGCCGCGCCCTGATCGCCGCGCAGGCGCTGGGCATCGCGCGGGGGGCCTTCGACCAGGCGTTGGCCTACACCGCCGAGCGTGAGCAGTTCGGCCAGTCGCTGTCCCGCTTCCAGATGGTGCGCGGCATGGTCGCCGACATGGCCGTGAGGATCGAGTCCGCCCGTGCGCTGCTCTACGACGCGGTGGCGCTGATCGAGGTCGGCGACCCGCGCGCTCGGTCCCGTGTCTCCATGGCGAAGTTGCTGTGCAGCGACAACGCGATGTCGGTGACCACCGACGCGCTGCAGCTGCACGGCGGTTACGGGTTCACCCGTGAGTACCCGGTGGAACGGATGATGCGCGACGTCAAGATCACCCAGATCTACGAGGGCACCAACCAGATCCAGCGGTTGGTCATCGCCAAGGACGCCTACGCGAGGCAGGTGCGCTCATGA
- a CDS encoding CaiB/BaiF CoA transferase family protein, producing the protein MTRAQALAGIRVLDLGEIMQAPLAAQVLGDFGAEVIKVERGVNGDMMRSLDRRAVEEGEPCSYFVAVNRNKRSVGLNLKTREGMAALHRLLERTDVLVHSYRPAAVRRLGLTYEELSERYPKLVYASASGFGETGPYAHKAGQDMLAQSLSGMARTVGDPNLAAHIMPVPVVDYASGMALAQGILAALLERERSGCGQKVSVNLLDTALALQTLECSSVLMNGRTTNWVTDWYSGVFETKDGMVTVLGLFRENALRLLCEALEVDDLSRRPEFATADLQARNKERANEVLRDVVRGLTTEEAIERFDSVDLLSAPLLTLDEALHHPQVLENGTITRVEVGGRASTRILGNPVRLSCTPATITRGVADVGQHTEPVLREFGFTESEIDALRQSGSLR; encoded by the coding sequence ATGACCCGGGCACAGGCGCTCGCCGGGATCCGTGTCCTGGACCTGGGCGAGATCATGCAGGCCCCGCTCGCGGCCCAGGTGCTCGGGGACTTCGGCGCCGAGGTGATCAAGGTCGAGCGGGGTGTCAACGGTGACATGATGCGGTCGCTGGACCGGCGCGCGGTCGAGGAGGGCGAACCGTGCTCCTACTTCGTGGCGGTCAACCGGAACAAGCGCAGCGTCGGGCTGAACCTGAAGACCCGCGAGGGCATGGCGGCGCTGCACAGGTTGCTCGAGCGGACCGACGTGCTCGTGCACAGCTACCGGCCCGCGGCCGTGCGGCGTCTCGGACTGACCTACGAAGAGCTGTCCGAACGGTACCCGAAGCTGGTCTACGCCTCCGCCTCCGGCTTCGGGGAGACGGGGCCGTACGCGCACAAGGCCGGTCAGGACATGCTGGCCCAGTCACTGAGCGGGATGGCCCGCACGGTCGGTGACCCGAACCTGGCCGCGCACATCATGCCGGTGCCGGTGGTCGACTACGCCTCCGGCATGGCGCTGGCGCAGGGGATCCTCGCCGCCCTGCTGGAGCGGGAACGGTCCGGGTGCGGGCAGAAGGTGAGCGTGAACCTGCTGGACACCGCGCTCGCCCTGCAGACCCTGGAGTGCTCCTCCGTGCTCATGAACGGGCGGACCACGAACTGGGTGACCGACTGGTACAGCGGGGTCTTCGAGACCAAGGACGGCATGGTCACCGTGCTGGGCCTGTTCCGGGAGAACGCGCTGCGCCTGCTGTGCGAGGCGCTCGAGGTGGACGACCTCAGCCGCCGGCCCGAGTTCGCCACTGCCGACCTGCAGGCCCGCAACAAGGAACGGGCCAACGAGGTTCTGCGGGACGTCGTCCGCGGACTCACCACCGAGGAGGCGATCGAGCGGTTCGACTCGGTGGACCTGCTCTCCGCTCCGCTGCTGACCCTCGACGAGGCACTGCATCACCCGCAGGTGCTGGAGAACGGGACGATCACCCGGGTCGAGGTCGGGGGCCGGGCCTCCACGCGGATCCTGGGCAACCCGGTGCGGCTCTCCTGCACCCCGGCCACGATCACCCGGGGCGTCGCGGACGTGGGCCAGCACACCGAACCGGTCCTGCGCGAGTTCGGCTTCACCGAGAGCGAGATCGACGCTCTTCGGCAGAGCGGGTCCCTCCGGTGA
- a CDS encoding CaiB/BaiF CoA-transferase family protein → MEVPTPLETGRAWVHADHRNLDEEDGIALLAMLIPPHAPVDRRCPVTGKTGPLAGIRVLDMTRLAPGPYGSMLLADLGAEVIVIGGGRSGLPVPALSRGKEFITLDLKTDEGRAALHRLVAESDVFMEGFRPGVADRIGAGYAELSEINRRLVYCSVTGYGQTGPLAGRAGHDINYLAIGGALGTFGPADGPPVPPLNLVADFAGGGLLAAFGIVGALYERERSGHGQYLDAAMVDGVLSMMGMNFVDWGGRSLPRRGEGVLAGSMPAYRCYACADGGYVAVGALEDAFFANLWKALDLGEVPNHLDPTNWDVITERLETSFRNRTRAEWTEFFAEVDACVTPVLAPHELAGSDQIAHRHPGFRADSVPAVPVYSRTAARPGETDTEDVTERVLGRFGIPPEDARKAAGSAGGGAVKGLRWPPV, encoded by the coding sequence GTGGAGGTACCGACGCCGCTGGAGACCGGGCGAGCATGGGTGCACGCGGACCACCGCAACCTCGACGAGGAGGACGGAATTGCTCTGCTCGCCATGCTCATCCCACCACACGCGCCGGTCGACCGGAGGTGCCCGGTGACCGGCAAGACGGGACCGCTGGCCGGGATCCGGGTGCTGGACATGACCCGGCTCGCCCCCGGCCCCTACGGCAGCATGCTGCTGGCCGACCTCGGGGCCGAGGTGATCGTGATCGGCGGCGGTCGCTCCGGCCTGCCGGTCCCCGCGCTCTCCCGCGGGAAGGAGTTCATCACCCTCGACCTCAAGACGGACGAGGGGCGCGCGGCGCTGCACCGCCTGGTCGCCGAGTCGGACGTGTTCATGGAAGGGTTCCGGCCCGGTGTCGCTGACCGGATCGGCGCGGGCTACGCCGAACTCAGCGAGATCAACCGGCGGCTGGTCTACTGCAGCGTCACCGGCTACGGGCAGACGGGTCCGTTGGCCGGCCGAGCTGGTCACGACATCAACTACCTGGCGATCGGGGGTGCGCTGGGTACCTTCGGCCCGGCGGACGGCCCGCCGGTGCCGCCGCTGAACCTGGTCGCCGACTTCGCCGGCGGCGGCCTGCTCGCGGCCTTCGGCATCGTCGGTGCCCTCTACGAGCGGGAACGCTCCGGGCACGGGCAGTACCTCGACGCGGCGATGGTCGACGGCGTGCTGTCCATGATGGGCATGAACTTCGTGGACTGGGGAGGGAGATCGCTGCCCCGCCGCGGGGAAGGAGTGCTCGCCGGGTCGATGCCGGCCTACCGCTGCTACGCCTGCGCCGACGGCGGGTACGTGGCGGTCGGCGCGCTGGAGGACGCGTTCTTCGCCAACCTCTGGAAGGCGCTGGACTTGGGAGAGGTGCCGAACCACCTCGACCCGACGAACTGGGACGTGATCACCGAACGGCTCGAGACGTCGTTCCGCAACCGCACGCGCGCCGAGTGGACCGAGTTCTTCGCTGAGGTCGACGCCTGCGTGACACCGGTGCTGGCACCGCACGAACTCGCCGGTTCCGACCAGATCGCGCACCGTCACCCGGGCTTCCGAGCCGACTCGGTGCCCGCAGTGCCGGTGTACTCCCGCACCGCGGCGAGGCCGGGTGAGACGGACACCGAGGACGTCACCGAACGGGTGCTGGGGCGATTCGGCATTCCGCCTGAGGACGCCCGTAAGGCGGCCGGCTCGGCCGGCGGCGGTGCCGTGAAGGGGCTGCGCTGGCCACCTGTCTGA
- a CDS encoding MFS transporter, which produces MSTTNTGLSRRAMLYASFASVAGWAFDLFDLFILLYVAGTVGDLIFPVASPTLSLAAVYASFAVSVLLRPAGAAIFGAIADRSGRKRTMVIVLAGVGTSTAAMGAVPTYAVAGIAAPLLFLALRLVQGVFVGGVVAATHTLGTESVGQRWRGLMSGLIGSGGAGIGAALASGVFIVVSEVFPGEQFDVWGWRVMFFTGLGAALISFLVLRGVEESPLWRAQRTSRGPKTRFVDLVRNGRGGLFVLNLVLVSGAGSQYYLTSGFLPTLLGEVSGVAQSAQGVILLVSSLGVVVAAITAGELSEHFGRRRTMLVIGAFNLVALPSLVWLITSTDPTNTALIMFSASALAFFANAAYAPVLVFLNERYPTALRGRGTAICWNLGFMVGGLMPSLVNLASPELADVPGRLMVSLFAVVLVFVVAGALSPETRGAMDVEETDRRAAQPVGD; this is translated from the coding sequence GTGTCCACGACGAACACCGGACTGTCCAGAAGAGCCATGCTGTACGCGAGCTTCGCCTCAGTAGCGGGATGGGCGTTCGACCTGTTCGACCTGTTCATCCTGCTCTACGTCGCCGGCACCGTCGGCGACCTGATCTTCCCGGTGGCGAGCCCGACCTTGAGCCTCGCGGCGGTGTACGCCTCGTTCGCCGTGAGCGTGCTGCTCCGTCCGGCCGGAGCCGCGATCTTCGGTGCGATCGCCGATCGGAGCGGGCGCAAGCGGACGATGGTCATCGTGCTGGCCGGCGTGGGCACGTCCACCGCCGCGATGGGAGCCGTGCCGACCTACGCCGTGGCCGGCATCGCCGCTCCGTTGCTGTTCCTGGCCTTGCGGTTGGTGCAAGGCGTGTTCGTCGGTGGTGTCGTCGCGGCGACGCACACGCTGGGCACCGAGAGCGTCGGGCAGCGGTGGCGAGGCCTGATGTCCGGGCTGATCGGTAGTGGCGGAGCGGGCATCGGTGCTGCCCTGGCCAGCGGCGTCTTCATCGTGGTCAGCGAGGTCTTCCCGGGCGAGCAGTTCGACGTCTGGGGATGGCGGGTCATGTTCTTCACCGGGCTCGGGGCGGCGTTGATCAGTTTCCTCGTGCTCCGCGGTGTCGAGGAATCGCCGCTGTGGCGGGCACAGCGGACGAGCCGCGGGCCGAAGACGCGCTTCGTCGACCTGGTTCGCAACGGCAGGGGAGGGTTGTTCGTGCTGAACTTGGTGCTGGTTTCAGGCGCCGGTTCGCAGTACTACCTGACCTCCGGTTTCCTCCCGACGTTGCTTGGCGAGGTCAGCGGTGTCGCCCAGAGCGCCCAGGGCGTGATCCTGCTGGTCTCGAGTCTGGGAGTGGTCGTCGCCGCGATCACGGCGGGAGAGCTCAGCGAGCACTTCGGACGCCGACGCACGATGCTGGTGATCGGCGCGTTCAACCTCGTCGCTCTGCCTTCGCTGGTGTGGTTGATCACGAGCACCGATCCGACGAACACGGCCTTGATCATGTTCTCCGCGTCGGCCCTGGCCTTCTTCGCCAACGCTGCCTACGCTCCGGTCCTGGTGTTCCTCAACGAGCGCTATCCGACGGCGCTGCGGGGACGGGGGACCGCGATCTGCTGGAACCTCGGCTTCATGGTCGGCGGCCTGATGCCGAGTCTCGTCAACCTCGCCAGTCCGGAGCTGGCTGACGTGCCCGGTCGGCTCATGGTGTCCCTCTTCGCGGTGGTCCTGGTCTTCGTCGTCGCGGGAGCGCTGAGCCCGGAGACACGTGGCGCGATGGACGTCGAGGAGACCGATCGGCGAGCGGCGCAGCCCGTGGGTGACTGA